The sequence AGTCACGTACGCTCAGCTCCAGTTCTGTAACAGGTTGTTTTGGAGGGATCCTGTCAGCTATCCCGCAGGCCCGGCGGTCGGGCCGTGTAACCGCAGACAGGATCTTGGATACCGTATATCTGCTTTGGAACATTCTCAGATACCTGACATCAGTATATCATCTTACCCGTTTTGATACCCGGCTGAAAGGGGATGAATGCTGTGCTTTCGGACTGGGCAAGACGAGGCTGTTCCGGCAAATGTGAATAGTTCCCTTCGGACAGGTAATCCTAAACGCAAAACGCCGGACGGAGGACTGACCATGAAGACAAGCAGGTGGGTGTTCGCAGGAGTGATCGGTATTTTCATTATACTGATCGGCAATTTACTGTTCTCGGAAAGTGCGGCGGGACAGCACGGCGGACTGCCGAAAGATGAGCTGAGACGAAAAATCCAAGCGTACGCAGCCCAGCATGATATCGAGCCTGTCGATGCCGTCGTGGACCGGGTATGGAAAGCGGTTCCCGGCTATAATGGCTGGCAGGTCGACCGGGTGGCCAGCCATGAGCGGATGAAGAAAACTGGGAGATTCGATAAAACCAAGCTGGTATTCAAGGAGACGGAGCCGAGGTTGCACTTGGATGATCTGGATCCCCATCCGATCTATCGGGGCAATCCTGGCAAGCCCATGGTATCGCTGCTCATCAATGTCGCGTGGGGGGAGGAATACATCCCTGCCATCCTGCAAACACTGAAGAACCACGAAGTCAGCGCGACGTTCTTTTTCGACGGCAGCTGGACGGCAAAGAATCCCAAAGTGGCAAAAACGATTCACGAGGCGGGACATGAGATCGGCAATCATGCATACAGCCATCCTGACCTGCAGAAACGTTCCGCCGCAGAGACGAGGGAAGAACTGCAGAAGACGAACGAGGTCATCCAGCAGACCCTCGGCATCCAGCCCAAATGGTTCGGACCGCCGAGCGGCAGTTTCAATGCAAAGACGGTTGCCGTGGCAGATGAGCTCGGCATGAAGACGATCCTCTGGACGGCCGATACGGTCGACTGGAAAAAGCCCGAGCCGTCCGAGATGGTGCAGCGTGTCCTGTCGCAAACGGACAATGGCACGATGATTCTCATGCACCCGACAGATCCCGTGGCCAAAGGGTTGGATGAAATGATCATGCAAATCAAAGCGAAAGGTCTGCGGCTCGGCACAGTCAGCGAGCTGATGAGTGAAAAACGGGTGGATTGAAAGAAGCGCGCTGGCGGCTGAACAGGAAATGGATCCAGCACAACCCGGACACTGAAAAAACCAGTCCTCACAAGGCTGGTTTTCGGATGGACTGTGTTTTCTTTTGCGTGAGCTCGGCGATGGCCCGCTTCAATGTTTTCACGAACCGCACATCGGCGGTGAAGTCCAGCTGATTCCAGACTTTCACGTGAAGCGGGTTCAGGCCGGTCACAATCAGGGAAAAGCCGAGCAGTTCCAATACGCCGATCAGTTTTTCGAATCCATATAAGCCATCCTGCTCAATCCGCCCGACCGCGGTGAAGTCGAGGATGATCGTCTGCACGCCCGATTTCGCAGACCGTTCGGTGAGCCCGCGTGCGATGGCGGAAGATTTTTCCTCATCCAGATCGCCAAAAATCGGCACGACAGCGACCGTATCCGTCAGCTCGATGAACGGGGAGGACAGCTTGATGTTTTCCAGCAGCAGGGTTTCCGCCGATTCCTTCGCCTCGAGCAGCTGGAAGTCGGTCTCCGTCAGGCGGGTGCGCAGCCGCGTCAGCTGTTCGCTCACTTTCAGGATCGCCTGGTCTTTTTTGACGATGACCACCTCGCAGGCAGGCTCCTCCGTCCAGGAAGCATACAGATCAGCAAGCAGGACGGAACCGGAGGGGGACAGGACATTGACTTCGAGCGCTTCGACTGTGTCCGATTCCCGTATCCGCCGCTCGACTTTCCGGCGGCTTTCGGACTCGATGACGTCCAGGATGCTCGAGCCGGCGGCGAGCATTGTCGCGGCCGCCTGATTGACCCGGACGATTTGGAGATCCGTATCGATCGTGTACATCGGAAGCGGCATCAGGGGATTAGGATAGGACATGTTTCACGCTCGCTCCTTTTCCCTCAGCTGCCAGCCATTCGTGCAGTTCCCGCAGATTCGGCATGACGAGCACCTGGCCGGGCGCCGCTTCCTCTGTGAAGGATGCATGCGGCGCCATCCGCCCGCCGATCACGATGGACGGCCGGCAGTCCGTATTCGCGAGTACCTGGACAGATTTCCGCAGGATCGGCAGCCGATAGGACAATGCCGCGGACATGGCGACAACGTCGGGCTGCCAGGCATTGACAGCGGTCTCAGCATGGCGGAGCGGCAAATTCGGGCCGAGATACCGGACACGCCAGCCGAATTCCTGGAACACGGCCGCCGCCATCTTCAAACCGATATAGTGCTCTTCGCCTTCGACTCCGAACAGCATCACTTTCTTCCGATCCGGCGCGTCGTCCGAAGACGAACGGTACTCATAATCGGAGATCACATAGTCACAAACCGCAGTCGCCAGGTGTTCGTCCGCCACGGTGATCTCATTCTGTTCCCACAGTTCACCGATACGGATCATTGCCGGTGTCAGGAGATCCTCGTACAGCGTAAGCCGGTCATTCCCGGCGAGCACGCCGTCTATATAGGAAATGGCCGCCTGCTCATCTCCCCTCAGCAGCAGGTCGGTCAGCTGTTTGGCGTAGTCGGTCATTCGATCCCTCCTCAATCGGTCTTCAGTCATTCGGCTGCAAGATGGCAAGTGCCTTCTTCAGATAATCCGTGTACGCGGATTGCCTCTCAATATCCACCTCGCCGGGCAGGACGGCGAGCAGCCGTTCGAAATTATCGATGATCAGGTCCGTGCCGACATTCCGGCTTGTCAGCACCTGATCGAGCCATTTTGTATAATCCGTGAAAAACTTGCTGTCGCTCATCTGGAACGCCGTCTCCAGGTGGTTCAGATGATGGTAGTTATCCTCAGCAGTCCGCATCCGTCCGTTATCGCCGAATTTTTCGGTCAGCCACGGGTGGGCATCATAGATCTGCCAGACGACTTCATCGACAACCCGGTCTTTTGCCTCCTGCTCCATCAGTCCGCCACCACCTTATATTGCGCCACTTTCGGGATGATCCCCGCAAGTTCCTGATCCGGGTATTTCTTCTCGAGTTCGTGGATCTCTTTGAATTCATCGCTCCGCGCCCAGGCCAGATAGTGCTCCCGCGTGTCCCATTCCATATGGACGACGAGTTCGCCGGGGCGTTTCTGGTTCTGCAGCAGCTGGAAAGAGAGGAAGCCTGCTGCCCGGTCGACCCGCTTCGAGCGGCCGCTGTAGATCCGGATCACTTCCTCCGCTTTCCCGGCGGGTACGTTGAATGTCGAATTGACGATATACATGGCAGGCTCCTTTGCGTACGTATTTCGTGTTTCCAATTATCTTAGGCTAGTTTACCACAAGAACAGGCATATAAAAATCCATTGCGTTTATCCGGCTCTTGAGCTACGTTTAACTCCATAGCGCAACTGCCAAAAAGCGCAAGTATGCGAATCAGGAATGGAGGATGTATAGATGACTGAACAGGAGAACGGACTCCTCACGCTTCTGCAGAAACGGTTCGAAGAGAACGAACACCGTCATCCTGGCATCCGCTGGGTGGAAATCCAAAGAAGGCTCGAAGCCGATCCGGAGAAACTGGAAGTCCTCTCCGGCATGGAGCGGACAGGCGGGGAGCCGGACGTTATCGGCTATGACAGCGCGGAAGACGCCTATATCGTGTGTGACTGTTCACCGGAAAGTCCGGCTGGCCGCAGAAGTATCTGCTACGACGGGGCGGCACTGGCGGCACGGAAGAAGAACAAGCCCGAGACGAGTGCTGCCGAACTGGCGGCCGAGCTCGGCATCGAAATCCTGGACGAAGCGGAGTACAGAGCGCTTCAGGAAATCGAGCCGCTGGACCGGAAAACATCCAGCTGGATCCTGACACCGGAAGCGATCCGCAAGAAGGGCGGGGCGCTGTTCTGCGACAGACGCTACGACCATGTCTTCACGTATCATAATGGGGCGGATTCGTATTACGGCGCACGGGGATTCCGCGGCCGTGTCCTGATCTGAACCGAAAAAGCAATTCTCCCGGTGAATGCGGAGAATTGCTTTTTTCGTCAGTCCGTATTCATCACTTTCAGCATCCGCACAGGGTCGAATCCGCCGATCCAGACGCCGTTCACCTCTGTCTGCGGCACAGTGAACCGGCCGCGCATGCCGATCAGCCGGAGCTATGCCAGCGGATTCAGATCGACCGGGACTTCGGTGTATGGGATTTCATTGTCGTCCAGGAACTGCTTCACCATCCCGCAGACCGGGCACGTGCGGGAAGTGTATATGGTGATGTCCGGTATCATGTTGAAGGTCCTCCTGCTGATGGAAAGTTGCTGTCCATGTGTGTAAGGATGCAAGGCAGCGCCTTTTATCAAATAAAGGACTGTCTGCTTGGATTATATACGCGCGCTGGTATATTCTCAACTTCTTGGCTTGCCAGCTTTTGATACAATAAAGAAAACAGGAGGAAAGGGTGTGAGAATATGACGGGGGAACGACTGACCGTCTTTGACGGAAACCGGCGGCCGATCGGCACCGAACTGCGGGAGACGGTCCACCGGGATGGGCTCTGGCATGAGACGTTCCAGTGCTGGTTCATCACGCGGGACGGCGGGGCCGTCTATGTGCAGCAGCGCAGCCAGGGGAAAAAGGATTACCCCGGACTGTTCGATATTACGGCGGCCGGGCATCTGCTGGCGGGGGAAACGGCGGAAGACGGCGTGCGGGAGATCGAAGAGGAGCTCGGCATTGAGGTGTCATTCCAAGATCTGCATCCGCTCGGCGTCATCGAGGACCGGATCCGGACGGAGGCGATCGATGACAACGAATTCGCCCATGTGTTCCTGTACGCGGTGGATGCCGCGCTTCCGGACTTCCGTCTGCAGGAGGAGGAAGTGGCGGGCATCTGCCTCGTGCCCCTCCAGGACTTCGCCGCTCTGTGGGACGGCCGTTGTGACACTATATGTACGGCAGATGAAGGGCGGCGGCTCACCCGTGCGGATTTCGTGCCGCACACGGAAGCGTATTACCGGACCGTCATCCGGGGGATACAAGCATACAGACAGCAAAGGGGAGAGGAATCATGATCGAAACGACTGTACAAAACTATTGGAACGAATTCCGTGCAGAGCATCCGGGCGCGCCGGAGACCGTCAACGCGTGGGGGTTCGGCGATTCGGAAAAGATGGCGGACGAACTGGCGGCGCTCGTCGTGCAAGGTGTGAAGACCGCGACCGCGTCCAACTATAAAATGTACGAACTCGGGGACGAGCCGCTGCCGAAAGTCGGACAGTACGACATCGTCCTCGACGGCAGCGGGGCACCTGCGGCAATCATCCGGACAACAGCTGTTGACGTCATGCCGTTTTGTGATGTGCCGGAGGAGCATGCGTTTCTAGAAGGCGAAGGCGACCGGTCGCTCGGATACTGGCGCCGTGTGCACGAAGACTTCTTCAAGAGGGAGCTCGAGGCGGAAGGGCTGGTG comes from Sporosarcina trichiuri and encodes:
- a CDS encoding cobalamin B12-binding domain-containing protein: MTDYAKQLTDLLLRGDEQAAISYIDGVLAGNDRLTLYEDLLTPAMIRIGELWEQNEITVADEHLATAVCDYVISDYEYRSSSDDAPDRKKVMLFGVEGEEHYIGLKMAAAVFQEFGWRVRYLGPNLPLRHAETAVNAWQPDVVAMSAALSYRLPILRKSVQVLANTDCRPSIVIGGRMAPHASFTEEAAPGQVLVMPNLRELHEWLAAEGKGASVKHVLS
- a CDS encoding antibiotic biosynthesis monooxygenase family protein; translated protein: MYIVNSTFNVPAGKAEEVIRIYSGRSKRVDRAAGFLSFQLLQNQKRPGELVVHMEWDTREHYLAWARSDEFKEIHELEKKYPDQELAGIIPKVAQYKVVAD
- a CDS encoding DUF4256 domain-containing protein codes for the protein MTEQENGLLTLLQKRFEENEHRHPGIRWVEIQRRLEADPEKLEVLSGMERTGGEPDVIGYDSAEDAYIVCDCSPESPAGRRSICYDGAALAARKKNKPETSAAELAAELGIEILDEAEYRALQEIEPLDRKTSSWILTPEAIRKKGGALFCDRRYDHVFTYHNGADSYYGARGFRGRVLI
- a CDS encoding STAS domain-containing protein, which encodes MSYPNPLMPLPMYTIDTDLQIVRVNQAAATMLAAGSSILDVIESESRRKVERRIRESDTVEALEVNVLSPSGSVLLADLYASWTEEPACEVVIVKKDQAILKVSEQLTRLRTRLTETDFQLLEAKESAETLLLENIKLSSPFIELTDTVAVVPIFGDLDEEKSSAIARGLTERSAKSGVQTIILDFTAVGRIEQDGLYGFEKLIGVLELLGFSLIVTGLNPLHVKVWNQLDFTADVRFVKTLKRAIAELTQKKTQSIRKPAL
- a CDS encoding NUDIX hydrolase, which produces MTGERLTVFDGNRRPIGTELRETVHRDGLWHETFQCWFITRDGGAVYVQQRSQGKKDYPGLFDITAAGHLLAGETAEDGVREIEEELGIEVSFQDLHPLGVIEDRIRTEAIDDNEFAHVFLYAVDAALPDFRLQEEEVAGICLVPLQDFAALWDGRCDTICTADEGRRLTRADFVPHTEAYYRTVIRGIQAYRQQRGEES
- a CDS encoding ASCH domain-containing protein; its protein translation is MIETTVQNYWNEFRAEHPGAPETVNAWGFGDSEKMADELAALVVQGVKTATASNYKMYELGDEPLPKVGQYDIVLDGSGAPAAIIRTTAVDVMPFCDVPEEHAFLEGEGDRSLGYWRRVHEDFFKRELEAEGLVFDERIPVVCERFEVVDVRGK
- a CDS encoding polysaccharide deacetylase family protein; this encodes MKTSRWVFAGVIGIFIILIGNLLFSESAAGQHGGLPKDELRRKIQAYAAQHDIEPVDAVVDRVWKAVPGYNGWQVDRVASHERMKKTGRFDKTKLVFKETEPRLHLDDLDPHPIYRGNPGKPMVSLLINVAWGEEYIPAILQTLKNHEVSATFFFDGSWTAKNPKVAKTIHEAGHEIGNHAYSHPDLQKRSAAETREELQKTNEVIQQTLGIQPKWFGPPSGSFNAKTVAVADELGMKTILWTADTVDWKKPEPSEMVQRVLSQTDNGTMILMHPTDPVAKGLDEMIMQIKAKGLRLGTVSELMSEKRVD
- a CDS encoding glutaredoxin family protein, with the protein product MIPDITIYTSRTCPVCGMVKQFLDDNEIPYTEVPVDLNPLA